Proteins co-encoded in one Cytophaga hutchinsonii ATCC 33406 genomic window:
- a CDS encoding OmpP1/FadL family transporter — MKQLLIIVCILSPALLFAQGFQVNLQGQKQQAMGGAGVATNLDAASVFFNPGSVAHLEQNSVSAGVSLTAESTAFRDGNSQQEFNTNSPVSTPFTGYGVWGPKESKFKFGMGVYTPFGSTITYEDGWSGRFSLTQMKLLSVFFQPTVSYKINDKFGIGAGFVYGYGNIDLSRDLPISNSNGDYATANLKGTAGGMGYNLGIYYKPSDKLSFGLSYRSEVKMKVNKGTATFNVPPSLASSFPSGNFSASLPLPQVLTLGIGYNASERLLLTFDVNYIGWGSYKSLAFDYEQNTSSLKDTESPRNYKNTYALRLGAQYKVSEKFLVRAGTNYEKTPIKDGYVTPEVPDADRLNFTGGIGYKPSDRFVIDASFSYINFMKRTDTNIETHMSGTYKTRILVPGISLTYNFN, encoded by the coding sequence ATGAAACAATTACTAATTATCGTTTGTATTCTATCGCCGGCATTACTGTTTGCCCAGGGCTTTCAGGTAAATTTGCAGGGGCAAAAGCAGCAAGCTATGGGTGGAGCAGGCGTTGCAACAAACTTAGATGCCGCCAGTGTTTTCTTCAACCCCGGCAGTGTTGCGCACTTAGAGCAAAACAGTGTGAGTGCAGGGGTGAGTTTAACCGCTGAAAGTACCGCCTTCCGCGACGGGAACAGCCAGCAGGAGTTTAATACAAATTCTCCGGTCAGCACACCATTTACGGGCTATGGCGTTTGGGGACCGAAAGAAAGCAAATTTAAATTTGGTATGGGTGTATATACACCATTCGGAAGTACCATTACATACGAAGATGGCTGGTCCGGACGATTTAGCTTAACACAAATGAAATTGCTTTCCGTATTTTTTCAGCCGACAGTAAGTTATAAAATCAACGACAAGTTTGGCATAGGTGCAGGTTTTGTATATGGCTATGGAAATATAGATTTAAGCAGAGACCTGCCGATTAGCAATTCAAACGGAGATTATGCTACAGCTAACTTAAAAGGTACAGCCGGCGGCATGGGTTATAATCTTGGTATCTATTACAAACCCAGTGACAAACTTTCGTTTGGTCTGAGTTACCGCTCGGAAGTAAAGATGAAAGTAAACAAGGGCACGGCAACGTTTAATGTACCTCCATCCCTTGCCAGCAGCTTTCCATCAGGTAATTTCAGTGCGTCCCTTCCACTTCCTCAAGTGTTAACATTAGGGATCGGCTACAATGCGAGCGAACGGTTATTACTTACTTTTGATGTGAACTACATCGGCTGGGGAAGTTACAAATCACTGGCGTTTGATTACGAACAGAATACTTCTTCGTTAAAAGACACAGAGTCGCCCCGTAATTATAAAAACACGTATGCATTGCGTTTAGGTGCACAATATAAAGTGAGTGAAAAGTTTTTAGTGCGTGCAGGTACAAACTATGAAAAAACACCAATCAAAGATGGATATGTAACACCGGAAGTTCCGGATGCAGACAGGTTGAATTTTACAGGAGGTATCGGGTACAAGCCCAGCGACCGTTTTGTAATAGATGCTTCATTCAGTTATATCAACTTTATGAAACGTACGGACACCAACATAGAAACACACATGTCCGGTACATACAAAACACGCATTTTAGTGCCAGGTATTTCATTAACCTATAACTTCAACTAG
- a CDS encoding sensor histidine kinase: protein MNITALVLLYLATIVVSVLTIVTVNLYAKLKKSKQIQQEAELKFNVLEEKINGLQLQTLESRLNPHLFKNILNSIQSHAYQTYYALDKLANVLDYILYESRNKLVSPKEEIEFALDLIEINKIKISPLFELNVKTKIDDSDPLYNQQILAPLISIDLIENAFKHADLQSAESFISIVFEFKNSSLYLTVSNKTSGKAAMQKDRSGIGSETFEQRLKILYNGNYTLDRFIEDDIYTTHLKINLLEYKTKVHTA from the coding sequence ATGAATATAACGGCACTCGTACTTCTTTATCTGGCAACCATTGTGGTTAGTGTGCTAACAATCGTAACAGTGAATCTGTATGCTAAACTTAAAAAATCGAAGCAGATTCAGCAGGAAGCAGAATTAAAGTTTAATGTGCTGGAAGAAAAAATAAACGGACTTCAACTTCAAACACTTGAGTCCAGATTAAATCCGCATTTGTTTAAAAACATTCTTAACTCCATTCAGTCGCATGCCTATCAAACCTATTATGCGCTTGATAAATTAGCGAATGTACTGGATTATATTTTATATGAAAGCCGCAACAAACTTGTTTCTCCCAAAGAAGAAATTGAATTTGCACTTGACCTGATAGAAATAAATAAAATCAAGATCAGTCCGTTGTTTGAATTAAACGTTAAAACAAAAATAGATGACTCGGATCCGCTCTATAACCAACAGATCCTGGCACCGTTGATTTCTATTGATCTGATTGAAAATGCCTTTAAGCATGCTGATCTGCAAAGTGCAGAGTCATTTATATCGATTGTTTTTGAATTTAAAAACAGCAGCCTGTATCTAACCGTTTCAAATAAAACGTCTGGTAAAGCCGCTATGCAAAAAGACCGCAGCGGCATAGGCAGCGAAACGTTTGAACAGCGCCTTAAAATATTGTATAATGGCAACTATACATTAGACCGGTTTATTGAAGACGATATTTATACCACACATTTAAAAATAAATTTACTTGAATATAAAACTAAAGTGCATACTGCTTGA
- a CDS encoding LytR/AlgR family response regulator transcription factor: protein MNIKLKCILLDDELPGLTYLKMLCEQIPELEVVKAFNKPEVFLAEQADLDFDLCILDIEMPGMNGLQVANLLNGKPVIFTTAYKEYAAEAFDLNAVDYVRKPVKKERLQQAVQKLLQKINIKPNTKSFVQLNTDKGKALIFFDQLCYIKSSESDSRDKFAQFVDGATLTLKNISFEKLQEILPADQFCRINKKELIALKSVQLFSFDEITTNLTDKSGGLLKLTLSDVYRNTFIELIKP from the coding sequence TTGAATATAAAACTAAAGTGCATACTGCTTGATGATGAGCTGCCGGGATTAACGTATTTGAAAATGTTATGCGAGCAAATTCCGGAACTGGAAGTTGTAAAAGCGTTTAACAAACCGGAAGTTTTTCTTGCTGAACAGGCTGATCTGGATTTCGACCTGTGTATTTTAGATATTGAAATGCCGGGGATGAATGGCTTGCAGGTGGCTAATTTATTAAACGGCAAACCGGTAATTTTTACAACGGCTTATAAAGAATATGCCGCGGAAGCGTTTGATCTGAATGCTGTTGATTATGTACGTAAACCGGTAAAGAAAGAACGCCTTCAGCAAGCTGTGCAGAAACTGCTGCAGAAAATCAATATCAAACCAAATACAAAATCTTTTGTTCAGCTAAATACAGATAAAGGAAAAGCATTGATCTTTTTCGATCAGCTGTGTTACATAAAAAGTTCTGAATCTGATAGCCGGGATAAATTTGCACAGTTTGTTGATGGGGCAACCTTAACACTAAAAAATATTTCATTTGAAAAACTGCAGGAAATATTGCCCGCAGACCAGTTTTGCCGCATTAATAAAAAAGAATTAATTGCGCTGAAATCGGTACAGCTATTTTCATTTGATGAGATCACCACAAACCTTACCGACAAATCCGGTGGTTTATTGAAGCTGACCTTAAGTGATGTTTATAGAAATACGTTTATAGAATTAATCAAACCCTGA
- a CDS encoding YebC/PmpR family DNA-binding transcriptional regulator, whose amino-acid sequence MGRAYELRKGRRAKRFDRMAKAFTRLGKEIVMAAKQGGGNIETNSRLRTAVNNAKSVNMPKDRIDAAIKRASGKDESDYEEVVFEGYGPYGIAILVECATDNNTRTVANVRSYFTRSGGALGKTGSLEFLFERKGVIKIDGTGLDPEELELELIDFGAEEIVKDGNEIFIYTAFVDFGTMLKELEQRNITVINAETERIPNTTTTLTTEQQEEIYKLLEKFEDDDDVQAVFHNMAETE is encoded by the coding sequence ATGGGAAGAGCATACGAACTTCGAAAAGGAAGAAGAGCAAAACGTTTCGATCGAATGGCCAAAGCCTTTACACGTTTAGGTAAAGAGATCGTTATGGCTGCCAAACAAGGCGGCGGAAATATAGAAACCAATTCTCGTTTGCGTACGGCAGTAAACAATGCCAAAAGTGTAAACATGCCGAAGGACAGAATTGATGCAGCAATAAAAAGAGCTTCAGGTAAAGACGAATCGGATTACGAGGAAGTAGTGTTTGAAGGATACGGCCCTTATGGTATTGCCATTCTTGTTGAATGTGCAACAGATAACAATACACGAACGGTTGCCAATGTGCGATCATACTTTACACGTTCAGGCGGAGCATTAGGAAAAACGGGTTCGTTGGAATTTTTATTTGAACGTAAAGGCGTGATCAAAATTGATGGCACCGGTTTAGATCCGGAAGAACTGGAACTGGAACTGATTGATTTTGGTGCAGAAGAAATTGTAAAAGATGGAAATGAAATTTTCATTTATACGGCGTTTGTTGATTTCGGAACGATGCTGAAAGAATTGGAGCAAAGAAATATTACTGTTATCAATGCAGAAACAGAACGTATTCCGAATACAACTACAACGTTAACTACAGAGCAGCAGGAAGAAATATATAAGCTTCTGGAAAAATTTGAAGACGATGATGATGTGCAGGCGGTGTTCCATAATATGGCTGAAACGGAATAA
- a CDS encoding cation:proton antiporter: MKKFKNGFFYIGIISVFSVLMYWIVLTGASLEKGRNIVIPQSGKSQWQEFLVAMQHNLQHPLAIMLAQIVTIIIIARLLGWVCKKIGQPSVVGEIIAGIILGPSLIGMYFPEFSAALFPVKSLGNLQFLSQIGLILFMFIVGMELDLKVLRNKAHEAVVISHASIIIPFALGMGLAFFIYQSFAPEGVQFLSFALFLGIAMSITAFPVLARIVQERGIHKTKLGTVVITCAAADDITAWCILAAVIAIVKAGSFISAFYIMGLALGYVVIMIYVIKPFLKRVGELHATRENLSKPIVAIFLLILLISSYATEVIGIHALFGAFMAGAIMPENIRFRNIFIEKVEDVALVLLLPLFFVFTGLRTQIGLLNDPYLWKITGLIILVAVAGKFIGSALAAKFVGQNWKNSLTIGALMNTRGLMELVVLNIGYDLGVLTPEIFTMMVIMALLTTVMTGPALDAINFLFRSKVQIVPQEIKDISKYKILVSFSNPESGKTLLKLANGLTKKLNSNASLTALHLSPTNELHHYNIEEYEKEIFDPIIEESQQLNQKVTTIFKASNDINYEVADTANKGDYDLLLVGLSESIFQGSLLGKVLGFTTRIINPEKLLNTVTGKEKLFDNSPFDESTKLILSRTHVPVGILIDKNLTKVDRIFIPIFDVKDAYLVNYAQKLIHNSGAQVVVLDAAGEIKNNSETKEKIRAIEQNAPNHITLQNQRIIEKTFLQQQDMMIISLASWKKLVETKSVWLSDIPSTLIISEKQLHGNRS; the protein is encoded by the coding sequence ATGAAAAAATTTAAAAACGGCTTTTTTTATATTGGTATAATCAGTGTGTTTTCGGTACTGATGTATTGGATCGTATTGACAGGGGCATCGCTGGAGAAAGGCAGAAATATTGTAATACCGCAATCCGGTAAAAGTCAGTGGCAGGAATTTTTGGTAGCAATGCAACATAACCTGCAGCATCCGCTTGCAATTATGCTGGCACAGATCGTAACAATTATTATTATTGCACGCTTATTGGGCTGGGTGTGCAAAAAGATCGGGCAGCCTTCCGTAGTCGGTGAAATTATAGCCGGCATCATCTTGGGGCCATCATTAATCGGCATGTATTTTCCGGAATTTTCAGCCGCCTTGTTTCCTGTAAAATCATTGGGTAACCTTCAGTTTCTAAGCCAGATCGGCTTGATACTTTTTATGTTCATCGTAGGCATGGAGCTGGATCTGAAAGTTTTGAGAAACAAGGCACATGAAGCAGTTGTTATAAGTCACGCAAGTATTATTATTCCGTTTGCTTTAGGCATGGGGCTCGCGTTTTTTATTTATCAGTCTTTTGCACCAGAAGGCGTACAGTTTTTATCGTTTGCTCTTTTTCTCGGTATTGCCATGAGTATAACAGCCTTTCCGGTACTGGCGCGTATTGTTCAGGAGCGCGGCATCCATAAAACAAAATTAGGAACAGTTGTTATTACGTGTGCAGCAGCAGATGATATTACGGCATGGTGCATTCTTGCAGCTGTAATTGCAATTGTAAAAGCCGGTTCTTTTATAAGTGCCTTTTACATCATGGGACTTGCCTTGGGTTATGTTGTTATTATGATCTATGTGATCAAGCCATTTTTAAAACGTGTGGGTGAACTGCATGCAACAAGAGAAAATTTAAGTAAACCAATTGTAGCCATATTCTTACTTATATTATTGATTTCTTCTTATGCTACCGAAGTGATTGGTATTCACGCATTATTCGGCGCATTTATGGCAGGTGCTATCATGCCTGAAAACATTCGGTTCAGAAATATTTTCATTGAAAAAGTAGAAGACGTAGCATTGGTTTTATTGCTGCCCTTGTTTTTTGTTTTTACAGGATTAAGAACACAGATCGGATTACTGAATGATCCGTATCTATGGAAGATTACCGGATTGATTATCCTTGTTGCGGTAGCCGGAAAATTTATTGGCAGTGCACTGGCAGCAAAATTTGTAGGACAGAACTGGAAAAACAGTTTAACCATCGGAGCACTTATGAATACAAGAGGTTTGATGGAGCTGGTTGTATTAAACATTGGCTATGACTTAGGTGTTTTAACTCCGGAAATATTTACCATGATGGTGATCATGGCATTACTCACAACTGTTATGACAGGGCCCGCGCTTGACGCAATTAATTTTCTGTTCAGAAGTAAAGTGCAGATTGTACCACAGGAAATTAAAGACATCAGCAAATACAAAATTTTAGTATCGTTCAGTAATCCGGAATCGGGAAAGACGTTATTAAAACTTGCAAACGGTTTAACAAAAAAACTAAACAGCAATGCATCCTTAACGGCGCTGCACCTTTCGCCAACCAATGAATTACATCATTATAATATCGAAGAATATGAAAAAGAAATCTTCGATCCGATTATCGAAGAATCACAGCAGCTGAACCAGAAAGTAACAACCATATTCAAAGCGTCTAACGATATTAATTATGAGGTTGCAGATACAGCAAACAAAGGAGATTACGATCTGCTTTTAGTAGGCTTAAGCGAATCTATTTTTCAGGGAAGCTTGTTAGGGAAAGTACTTGGCTTTACAACCCGCATTATTAATCCTGAAAAATTATTAAATACCGTAACAGGAAAAGAAAAATTGTTTGATAATTCGCCGTTTGATGAAAGTACAAAACTTATCTTATCAAGAACACATGTACCAGTAGGAATTTTAATTGATAAGAACCTGACAAAAGTTGATCGCATTTTCATTCCGATCTTTGATGTCAAAGATGCATACCTGGTTAATTATGCACAGAAGCTTATTCATAACAGCGGCGCGCAGGTAGTGGTGCTGGATGCAGCCGGTGAAATAAAAAACAATTCTGAAACCAAAGAAAAAATACGTGCCATTGAGCAAAATGCACCAAACCACATTACGCTGCAAAATCAACGTATAATTGAAAAAACATTTTTACAGCAACAGGACATGATGATTATAAGTTTGGCCAGCTGGAAAAAATTAGTAGAAACAAAAAGTGTATGGTTATCAGATATACCGTCCACATTAATCATTTCGGAAAAACAACTTCATGGGAACCGTTCCTGA
- a CDS encoding UvrD-helicase domain-containing protein, whose protein sequence is MEFTKEQIEIINSTGDIKINAVAGSGKTTTIIAYAKARPASSKVLYLAFNKSVKLEAQKKFTDQGLHNVKVETAHSLAYREIVFRYNYRVKANGYKTHEIVDILGLKNNGDKHAEYVAANHINKFVAYFCNSDKQKVQELNYRDVVFDAEAKAFVSAAYEYIEKNTRLFLAKMDKGEIEITHDFYLKKFQLSNPRLYFDYILFDEGQDASPAMLDIFFKQSATKVIVGDTHQQIYGWRFAVNSLEKANFKTHHLSSSFRFSADIAKLAIDVLNWKNFVAEEQQFFIEGKGSGKETTVKAIIARTNLGLLLKAIEYVTEKKNVKHIYFEGNIHSYTYADEGTSLYDVLNLYNKKPALIRDKLIAQMKNMDELEEYIEKTEDVQLGMMIEIIHEYGNDIPNILKLIKEKHVGNEEKHKAEMIFSTVHRCKGMEYDSIQIVNDFITQEKIEKQTKGTRTDEQINISKLNEEINLLYVAVTRTKNLIHIPETLLPKNALRSAQIQVLRVQPEEEERRAAQSAAKSKSKNQKEPIGYSKEKSVSSEETRDKNKDAYQPWTHALDQELAQMYLQGISLGDMAKHFGRTRGAIGSRIKKLELEYIYR, encoded by the coding sequence ATGGAATTTACCAAAGAACAGATTGAAATTATTAACTCCACCGGAGATATTAAGATCAACGCCGTTGCCGGTTCAGGAAAAACCACAACCATTATTGCATATGCAAAGGCTCGTCCGGCTTCAAGCAAAGTGCTTTACCTGGCATTTAATAAATCGGTGAAGCTGGAAGCCCAGAAAAAATTTACAGATCAGGGTTTGCATAATGTCAAAGTTGAAACGGCACATTCGCTCGCGTACCGCGAGATTGTTTTCAGATACAACTACCGCGTAAAAGCAAACGGATATAAGACACACGAGATCGTTGATATTTTAGGTTTAAAAAATAACGGCGACAAACACGCCGAATATGTTGCGGCTAATCACATCAATAAATTTGTTGCGTACTTCTGCAACAGCGACAAACAAAAAGTGCAGGAACTCAATTACCGGGATGTAGTTTTTGATGCCGAAGCGAAAGCATTTGTTTCAGCTGCATATGAATACATAGAAAAGAATACACGCCTGTTTTTGGCCAAAATGGATAAAGGGGAAATCGAAATCACACATGATTTTTACCTGAAAAAATTTCAGCTTTCCAATCCGCGTTTGTATTTCGATTATATACTGTTTGATGAAGGACAGGATGCTTCACCGGCTATGCTGGATATTTTTTTCAAACAGTCTGCTACAAAAGTTATAGTAGGAGATACCCACCAGCAGATCTATGGCTGGCGGTTTGCTGTAAACTCACTGGAGAAGGCAAATTTTAAAACACATCACTTATCCTCCAGCTTCCGTTTCAGTGCGGATATTGCAAAGCTTGCGATCGATGTACTGAACTGGAAAAATTTTGTTGCAGAAGAACAGCAGTTTTTCATCGAAGGAAAAGGCTCCGGAAAAGAGACCACCGTAAAAGCCATTATTGCCCGTACCAATTTAGGTTTATTGCTGAAAGCCATTGAATATGTTACCGAAAAGAAAAATGTTAAGCATATTTATTTTGAAGGTAACATACATTCCTATACGTATGCAGACGAAGGTACATCATTGTACGATGTGTTGAATCTGTATAATAAAAAACCTGCGCTGATCCGCGATAAGCTGATTGCGCAGATGAAGAACATGGACGAGCTGGAAGAGTATATCGAAAAAACAGAAGATGTGCAGCTCGGCATGATGATCGAAATCATACATGAATACGGAAACGACATTCCCAACATTTTAAAACTCATAAAAGAAAAACATGTTGGTAACGAAGAAAAGCATAAAGCGGAAATGATCTTTTCAACGGTACACCGCTGCAAAGGTATGGAATATGATTCGATACAGATTGTAAATGATTTTATTACCCAGGAAAAAATCGAGAAGCAAACCAAAGGTACACGCACCGATGAACAAATAAATATTTCTAAACTGAATGAAGAGATCAATCTGCTGTATGTTGCGGTAACGCGTACAAAAAATCTCATTCATATTCCGGAAACCCTGCTGCCTAAAAACGCGCTGCGCTCCGCGCAGATACAAGTCTTACGTGTACAGCCCGAAGAAGAGGAACGGAGAGCAGCACAGTCTGCCGCAAAATCAAAAAGTAAAAACCAGAAAGAACCCATCGGTTATTCAAAAGAAAAATCTGTTTCTTCGGAAGAGACGCGTGATAAAAATAAAGACGCGTACCAACCCTGGACACATGCGCTGGATCAGGAACTGGCGCAGATGTATCTGCAAGGAATCAGCCTGGGTGATATGGCCAAGCATTTTGGACGTACACGCGGAGCCATTGGCTCACGAATTAAAAAACTGGAATTGGAATATATTTATCGATAA
- a CDS encoding PCMD domain-containing protein, giving the protein MKNLYILIFACLAISAQGQQLLNSDFENWTNHPGSGGYSSYDEADNWASGNAAVNIAPGLTPPTTKTTDAQHGNAAVKLTTQSIFGQIAAGNLFTGKFQLNLSNPVKSVQMGIPYVSRPSAFNVYYKYAPVNGDSCAIYVLLTKYNTSTKKTDTIGRGHFSSTANVSVYTLLHIPVTYTSTAAPDSIAMVFTSSADGGNFRGQVGSSLTVDNFSLEFEELSIATSLAAVSAVLYPNPAQSRVALSNAPSESGTVYFYNVAGKLVSSQKWTGTVSPEFALDNMPAGFYTCKFITSDTAVFSGKLLITE; this is encoded by the coding sequence ATGAAAAATCTATACATACTTATATTTGCCTGCCTGGCTATATCTGCACAGGGTCAGCAATTATTAAACAGTGATTTTGAAAACTGGACGAATCATCCGGGCAGCGGAGGATACAGCAGTTACGATGAAGCAGACAATTGGGCTTCGGGAAATGCCGCCGTAAATATTGCACCCGGCTTAACTCCTCCAACCACTAAAACAACAGATGCCCAGCACGGAAACGCTGCTGTAAAACTTACAACCCAGTCTATCTTTGGACAAATTGCCGCAGGCAATCTTTTTACAGGAAAATTTCAGTTAAACTTATCGAACCCTGTAAAAAGTGTGCAAATGGGAATACCTTATGTATCCAGACCTTCAGCATTTAATGTTTATTATAAATATGCTCCGGTAAATGGTGATTCCTGCGCCATTTATGTTCTGTTAACCAAATACAATACTTCTACTAAAAAAACAGATACCATTGGCAGAGGTCATTTTTCTTCTACGGCCAACGTTTCTGTATACACGCTATTACACATTCCGGTTACCTATACATCAACTGCAGCTCCCGATTCAATTGCAATGGTATTTACGTCAAGTGCCGATGGCGGAAATTTTCGCGGGCAGGTTGGAAGCTCGTTAACCGTTGATAATTTCTCGCTGGAGTTTGAAGAGCTAAGTATTGCAACTTCCCTTGCTGCGGTATCGGCTGTGTTATATCCAAACCCGGCACAATCACGGGTGGCTCTTTCAAATGCACCTTCAGAATCTGGAACGGTTTATTTCTATAATGTTGCAGGCAAACTGGTTTCCTCACAAAAATGGACGGGTACCGTTTCGCCTGAATTTGCACTCGATAATATGCCGGCCGGATTTTATACCTGTAAATTCATTACTTCTGATACAGCTGTTTTCTCCGGTAAATTATTAATTACGGAATAA
- a CDS encoding outer membrane beta-barrel protein yields MRRYFVTTAWLLLISSVSFAQHAHWNVYAKTGIQVGGPLYHSSTIVSKSGSPGFNPIIGTGISYKLSKKWSLAAEAFYSRRKVTYTSEVKDQNYIDRNTIIINNNPVTFEVSTTFTGTTKGEFDIHYLEFPLLAQYAIGNNWQIHAGMYYSWAFSKTNKGTATGIIGRTDISNPNTVTDKEYNYSKEVNSRYYGFVAGAQYQLSPAVALDLRATYSCKSLYKEDWEGVPYTLKDLYVQFTVKYFFIRAKD; encoded by the coding sequence ATGCGCAGGTATTTTGTCACAACAGCTTGGTTGCTCCTTATTTCTTCTGTGTCGTTTGCACAACATGCACACTGGAATGTGTATGCTAAAACAGGCATACAGGTTGGCGGACCGTTATATCACAGCTCAACGATTGTGAGCAAATCCGGTTCGCCGGGTTTTAACCCAATCATTGGTACAGGAATATCTTATAAGCTTTCAAAAAAATGGTCGCTAGCTGCCGAAGCTTTTTATAGCCGCAGAAAAGTTACATATACATCTGAAGTAAAAGACCAGAATTATATTGACCGCAACACGATTATTATAAACAATAATCCCGTTACGTTTGAAGTTTCCACAACATTTACCGGAACCACAAAAGGTGAATTTGATATACATTACCTGGAATTTCCGTTACTGGCACAATATGCTATCGGAAACAACTGGCAGATTCATGCAGGGATGTATTATTCGTGGGCGTTCAGTAAAACAAATAAAGGCACGGCAACCGGTATTATTGGCCGGACAGATATTTCAAATCCGAACACCGTAACAGATAAAGAATATAATTACAGCAAAGAAGTTAACTCCAGATACTACGGCTTTGTTGCCGGCGCACAGTATCAGCTTTCTCCGGCAGTTGCGCTGGATCTTCGTGCAACCTATTCCTGCAAAAGTTTATACAAAGAAGATTGGGAAGGCGTTCCGTATACGTTAAAAGATTTGTACGTACAGTTTACGGTAAAATATTTCTTTATAAGAGCCAAGGACTGA
- a CDS encoding FMN-binding negative transcriptional regulator: protein MYIPKFFKLDDPEKARVFIEKNSFGILINQLDGKHLATHIPLLIETNSNNETILSGHIAKANNQWKAFREDQEVLVIFQGPHAYISSSWYDHENVPTWNYTAVHVYGKIKISDNKTVFNQLSKLVDTYETGNKNPVSISKMSAGMVENQMKAIVGFEILITEIQAAEKLSQNRDEKNYNNIIAELEKKGDVDSLQVAAAMKNLKR, encoded by the coding sequence ATGTATATTCCAAAGTTTTTCAAACTGGATGATCCTGAAAAGGCGCGCGTTTTTATTGAAAAAAACAGTTTTGGTATTTTAATAAATCAGTTGGATGGCAAACATTTGGCTACGCATATTCCGCTGCTTATTGAAACAAACAGTAACAATGAAACTATTTTGTCCGGACACATAGCAAAAGCAAATAATCAATGGAAAGCTTTTCGCGAAGATCAGGAAGTACTTGTTATTTTTCAGGGACCTCATGCCTACATATCTTCTTCCTGGTATGATCATGAAAATGTCCCAACCTGGAATTACACAGCCGTACATGTATATGGAAAAATTAAAATTTCAGATAATAAAACCGTATTTAATCAGTTGAGCAAACTTGTTGATACATATGAAACTGGAAATAAAAATCCCGTAAGTATTTCAAAAATGTCTGCCGGTATGGTTGAAAACCAAATGAAAGCGATTGTTGGTTTTGAAATCCTCATCACGGAGATACAGGCTGCAGAAAAACTTTCTCAAAACAGAGATGAAAAAAATTACAACAACATTATAGCTGAACTGGAAAAGAAAGGTGATGTGGATTCTCTGCAAGTGGCGGCGGCAATGAAAAATTTAAAACGCTAA
- a CDS encoding DUF2569 domain-containing protein — translation MENDTLDLDQLPEKEQKYNKIGGWMIIPVIGLFITPLRLTVSLFKDLIPAVTGPDIALYEDPASELYTPALRYLLYGEIFVNVGFSIFAIVILVHLFKFKSITPLLYITFVVSNLVFVVADSLIVLQLGLGTTGDFFDKELFQAIVSCSIWIPFFLLSERVKGTFVK, via the coding sequence ATGGAAAACGACACATTAGACCTGGACCAGCTTCCTGAAAAAGAGCAGAAATACAACAAAATCGGCGGATGGATGATTATCCCTGTTATTGGATTATTTATTACACCGCTGCGCCTGACCGTTTCCTTATTTAAGGATTTGATTCCGGCTGTTACCGGCCCTGATATTGCCTTGTATGAAGATCCGGCATCTGAATTGTATACGCCGGCTTTACGGTATCTTCTTTATGGAGAAATCTTTGTTAATGTAGGATTTTCAATTTTTGCGATCGTGATCCTTGTACATTTATTTAAGTTTAAATCGATAACACCTCTTTTATACATTACGTTTGTTGTTTCAAATCTGGTGTTTGTTGTTGCAGATTCTTTGATCGTGCTGCAACTTGGATTAGGGACCACCGGCGATTTTTTTGATAAAGAATTATTCCAGGCTATTGTTTCGTGCAGCATCTGGATTCCTTTCTTTTTATTATCGGAGCGGGTTAAAGGAACCTTTGTAAAATAA